The Deltaproteobacteria bacterium DNA window TGCTCCTATCTGCTGATCGGCTACTGGTACGAAAAACAATCGGCCAGCGATGCCGGCAAGAAGGCCTTTGTAGTCAACCGCATCGGGGATTTCGGCTTCCTGTTAGGCATCTTCCTGATTTTCTGGACTTTTAATACTATTAATTTCCGTGAAGTCTTTTCCCTGGCCAGTTCTCATTACGAAGTCGGGAGCTTGGTTATTACCGCCATCACCTTGCTGCTATTTGTCGGCGCAACCGGCAAATCCGCTCAATTGCCGCTTTACGTCTGGTTGCCGGACGCCATGGAAGGCCCGACGCCGGTCAGCGCCTTGATCCACGCCGCCACCATGGTAACCGCGGGCGTTTATATGGTGGCCCGGTGCAGCGCCCTTTATGTCCTGGCTCCCGTGTCCCTGACGGTAGTCGCCCTGGTGGGGGCCATTACCGCGATTTACTCGGCGTCTATTGGTATGGCCCAGAATGATATCAAGCGGGTGTTGGCTTATTCCACGGTCAGTCAGTTAGGCTATATGTTCCTAGCCTGTGGGGTGGGAGCCTTTGCCGCCGGTATTTTCCATCTCATGACCCATGCCTTCTTTAAGGCCCTGCTCTTTCTGGGTTCCGGCAGCGTCATCCATGCCCTGAGCGGTGAACAGGATATGCGCAAAATGGGCGATCTTAAAAAGCACCTGCCCATTACTTACTGGACCTTTATTATCGCCACCTTGGCCATTGCCGGGATCTTCCCCTTCGCCGGCTTTTTCAGCAAGGACGAAATTCTTTATAAGTCATTGGTGGACGGGCATATTCTCTACTGGTTGATTGCCGCCTCTGCGGCCTTTATGACCGCTTTTTACATGTTCCGGCTGATCTTTTTAACCTTCCACGGGGAAAGCCGGGTTGATCCCGAAGTCTTGCATCATGTCCATGAGTCACCACCGGTGATGACCTTGCCCCTCATGGCCTTGGCGGTATTGTCGACCATCGGTGGGTTTGTCGGCATTCCCATAATTGAGGGGGCGAATGTCTTTCATGAATTTCTGGTCCCGGCCATCGCCCATGTGCACCGGCCGGAAATTCACTATCCCATCAGCTTTGAAGTGACCATGATGGTGGTCAGCGTCGTCATCGCGCTGTTGGG harbors:
- the nuoL gene encoding NADH-quinone oxidoreductase subunit L; this encodes MIQYVWLVPLVPILGFLFNGLLGRRVPKWLVSLVGCSVIGISFLIVILIFREYVNLPADAKPVEVVVYDWISSGNFNALAAFLVDPLSLVMMLVVSGVSFIIHIYSVGYMHDDEGYPRYFAFLNLFVFAMLILVSANNFLLMFVGWEGVGLCSYLLIGYWYEKQSASDAGKKAFVVNRIGDFGFLLGIFLIFWTFNTINFREVFSLASSHYEVGSLVITAITLLLFVGATGKSAQLPLYVWLPDAMEGPTPVSALIHAATMVTAGVYMVARCSALYVLAPVSLTVVALVGAITAIYSASIGMAQNDIKRVLAYSTVSQLGYMFLACGVGAFAAGIFHLMTHAFFKALLFLGSGSVIHALSGEQDMRKMGDLKKHLPITYWTFIIATLAIAGIFPFAGFFSKDEILYKSLVDGHILYWLIAASAAFMTAFYMFRLIFLTFHGESRVDPEVLHHVHESPPVMTLPLMALAVLSTIGGFVGIPIIEGANVFHEFLVPAIAHVHRPEIHYPISFEVTMMVVSVVIALLGINTAYRMYIKRPELPQVVTEKVPLLYDLIYHKYYVDELYDATVVNPIKVGSDFLWKGVDDQVVDGAVNGSAGVIEWLSYHIRKLETGYVQNYALAILIGVFIIAGYYLGR